One window of Microcoleus vaginatus PCC 9802 genomic DNA carries:
- a CDS encoding amino acid permease — protein sequence MEIDRVPFLNRLRRTMSSAEAWGFSVVGYLMWFTLAPSMQAEIGSASLLVWIPGVIVGILFNLQVQSLGEKYPDVSGGTPNYITRLLHRYPALSRYLGIAYYLGWVSFPPINAIVLTNLIQFHLEPMGLNIPEKVFEIGFTAIAYFLAFSGTRAVAILHLFFVFPSIGFLLLFCVQGLGWLAFSPQSPGLLPSSIDAISVQDWLKWYLFAAYSFYGCDTASSFVADSVHPKDTLKALSWVAWFMPLVFVGGSLLLVQLATAPGLEGNLYGNFLVAAKPFWGDAAPAIVTLLVAASSLLGSATSVCNTPRILFQLAQDGLLSPGFGAASRRGALEPALLLTFICSLGFLVWGNTTRIVVVSGVSFFISIMGFHLGLWMQRNDPVVRWGRLSLALLVVEFISLVVGGFAWGWMDFCLGLLLPLVVIAIDAAILRIPWASLHLPWWDRLHTKPVTPPKNEYFVVLQVAILIALICGTATISWLIRSRLRVEAGTNNPYLLMIVLMTLAFVGVAIACWTTLPQVAAIEELAISSTAQAKELETTLNELKKAQMHVIQSEKMSSLGQLVAGIAHEINNPVNFIHGNLTHLDEYTQNLLQMIELYQQRHPSNDPEVQAMAEEIDLEFLTEDIQKIISSLRVGTERIRGIVVSLRNFSRMDEADFKYVDIHEGIESTLLILQHRLKDKPECPAVVTIKDYGNLPKVECFPGQLNQVFMNILVNALDALDEMNTKRSYQELKDTPNQIRIRTSAIDNQWVEVAIADNGIGMPDTVKQRIFDPFFTTKAIGKGTGLGMSISYQIITEKHRGKIKCFSTPGSGTEFVIQIPIRQQIISALPIAAES from the coding sequence ATGGAAATAGATCGTGTGCCATTTCTGAATCGCCTCCGGCGCACCATGTCCTCTGCGGAAGCTTGGGGGTTTAGTGTGGTTGGATATCTGATGTGGTTTACCTTAGCGCCGTCGATGCAAGCAGAAATTGGCTCCGCATCGCTGTTGGTTTGGATTCCTGGTGTTATCGTCGGAATTCTGTTTAACCTTCAAGTTCAGAGTTTGGGTGAGAAATATCCAGATGTATCTGGAGGAACACCAAATTACATCACGCGATTGCTCCATCGTTACCCTGCCCTTTCCCGCTACTTGGGGATTGCCTACTACTTGGGGTGGGTTTCCTTTCCGCCCATTAATGCGATCGTCCTCACAAACTTGATTCAATTCCATTTAGAACCGATGGGGCTGAATATTCCAGAAAAAGTGTTTGAGATCGGTTTTACTGCGATCGCTTACTTTTTAGCATTCAGTGGCACCCGCGCCGTCGCCATTCTTCACCTATTTTTTGTCTTTCCTTCGATCGGCTTTTTACTCCTCTTTTGCGTTCAGGGTTTAGGCTGGCTTGCCTTTTCGCCCCAAAGCCCCGGACTCTTGCCTAGCAGCATTGATGCCATCAGTGTCCAGGACTGGCTGAAATGGTACTTGTTTGCCGCTTATAGCTTCTATGGCTGCGATACAGCTTCATCCTTTGTAGCAGACAGTGTGCACCCAAAAGACACCCTCAAGGCGTTGTCTTGGGTTGCCTGGTTCATGCCTCTGGTGTTTGTGGGTGGCAGTTTACTGTTGGTGCAGTTGGCAACCGCTCCCGGTTTAGAAGGCAATTTGTACGGCAATTTCTTGGTGGCTGCCAAGCCTTTCTGGGGAGACGCTGCCCCTGCCATAGTCACATTGCTGGTTGCGGCTAGCTCTTTGTTGGGCTCTGCGACTAGCGTTTGCAATACGCCCCGCATCCTTTTCCAACTCGCGCAGGATGGGCTGTTGTCTCCCGGATTTGGCGCAGCGTCCCGTCGGGGTGCCCTAGAACCCGCGCTGCTGCTAACCTTTATCTGTAGTTTAGGGTTTTTAGTATGGGGCAACACCACTCGAATTGTCGTGGTGTCAGGGGTGAGTTTTTTCATTTCTATCATGGGGTTCCACTTGGGGCTGTGGATGCAGCGCAACGATCCAGTCGTGCGTTGGGGGCGACTATCCTTAGCATTACTGGTGGTGGAGTTCATTTCCCTCGTGGTGGGTGGTTTTGCCTGGGGATGGATGGATTTTTGTCTCGGATTGCTGTTGCCGTTAGTAGTGATAGCGATCGACGCTGCGATTCTGCGGATTCCTTGGGCATCTTTGCATTTACCGTGGTGGGATCGACTCCATACCAAGCCAGTAACTCCTCCTAAAAACGAATACTTTGTGGTGCTTCAGGTCGCAATTTTGATTGCGCTGATTTGTGGTACAGCGACGATCAGTTGGCTGATCCGCTCCAGGCTGCGGGTAGAAGCCGGAACCAACAATCCCTATCTGCTGATGATTGTGTTGATGACGCTGGCATTTGTGGGAGTGGCGATTGCTTGCTGGACAACTCTGCCCCAGGTTGCTGCGATCGAAGAACTAGCAATCTCCTCGACCGCGCAAGCAAAAGAACTGGAGACGACCCTAAACGAACTGAAAAAAGCTCAGATGCACGTTATCCAAAGCGAAAAAATGTCTAGCTTGGGACAGTTGGTTGCGGGAATTGCCCATGAAATCAATAACCCGGTCAACTTCATCCACGGTAATCTTACCCACCTGGACGAATATACCCAAAATCTGCTGCAGATGATCGAACTCTATCAACAGCGCCATCCCAGCAACGATCCAGAGGTGCAAGCAATGGCAGAGGAAATCGATTTGGAATTCCTCACTGAAGATATCCAAAAGATAATTTCATCTCTAAGGGTAGGAACCGAGCGAATTCGCGGTATTGTCGTCTCGTTGCGAAACTTTTCTCGTATGGATGAAGCAGACTTCAAATATGTTGATATTCATGAGGGAATTGAAAGTACATTGCTGATTTTGCAACACCGCCTCAAAGATAAACCAGAGTGTCCAGCCGTGGTAACGATCAAAGACTATGGCAATTTGCCGAAGGTGGAATGTTTCCCCGGACAACTCAATCAGGTATTCATGAATATTTTGGTTAATGCCCTGGATGCCCTAGATGAGATGAATACCAAACGCTCCTATCAGGAGCTTAAAGACACCCCGAACCAAATTAGGATTCGGACTTCTGCGATAGACAATCAATGGGTGGAGGTGGCGATCGCTGACAACGGAATCGGTATGCCAGACACAGTGAAGCAGCGCATTTTTGACCCATTTTTTACCACCAAAGCCATCGGTAAAGGTACGGGTTTGGGGATGTCTATTAGTTATCAAATCATTACTGAAAAGCATCGCGGTAAAATCAAGTGTTTTTCTACACCTGGATCAGGCACTGAGTTTGTGATTCAGATACCCATTCGGCAACAGATAATTTCAGCACTCCCGATCGCTGCTGAATCTTAA
- a CDS encoding serine/threonine protein kinase: MFYCSNPRCPHPFNPDNSKFCQSCGQSDLTPLFRNRYRVIRLLGEGGFGRTYEAVDTDRMDDPCVIKQFVPQFQGTSALEKATELFKAEAKRLYELGEHPQIPRLIAYFEQDKRLYLVQELIEGQTLLAELTQQGVFSEEKIWQLLADVLPILKFVHDRNVIHRDIKLENIMRRRTSVSSSLPKAGNFRNSAFRRGGRGELVLIDFGISKQVTGSLMSKVGTTVGTPGYSPIEQMRGQVFPGSDLYSLGITCLRLLTQCLPKIDGSDDLYDPINGGWIWRERLPASTKVSSELTKILDKLIEDYLKNRYQSADEVIKALNLYSLPPQPPFVKGGQLALNSSVTKGGPLALNSSVTKGGPLAINSPLNQSGKINSNISVNPRGKSNTNPPPNQASQKIAAVKSTFEFQVVTVDKRGKQTNVNSGQARFFEENLGSSTGLEMVSVPGGTFFMGSPKERGDSDEKPQHPVTLGSFYISKFPVTQAQWTAVAALPEIKIFLNPDAARFKGANRPVENVSWYEAVEFCDRLSRKTGKNYRLPSEAQWEYACRGQTTGPFHFGETITSELANYNGNSNYADAPKGVYRFQTTDVGSFKPNAFGLYDFHGNVWEWCADSWHNNYNGAPADGSVWESDGDSSLRLLRGGSWNDHPPNCRSACRLRYQPDCKASIVGFRVVLSVV; this comes from the coding sequence ATGTTCTACTGTTCTAATCCCAGGTGTCCTCATCCTTTCAATCCCGACAACTCTAAATTTTGTCAAAGTTGCGGCCAGTCCGACCTCACGCCTCTCTTCAGAAACCGCTACCGCGTGATTCGACTGTTGGGCGAAGGGGGATTTGGCAGAACTTATGAAGCGGTAGATACGGATCGCATGGACGATCCCTGCGTAATCAAGCAGTTTGTACCCCAATTTCAAGGAACCTCCGCACTTGAAAAAGCCACAGAATTGTTTAAAGCAGAAGCAAAACGACTTTACGAACTCGGCGAACATCCCCAAATTCCTCGATTAATTGCTTATTTTGAGCAAGACAAGCGACTTTATTTAGTACAAGAGTTGATTGAGGGGCAAACTTTACTAGCAGAATTAACTCAGCAGGGTGTTTTTAGCGAAGAAAAAATTTGGCAGTTACTCGCAGATGTACTGCCGATTTTGAAATTTGTGCACGATCGCAATGTCATTCACCGAGACATCAAACTTGAGAATATCATGCGCCGCCGCACCTCTGTTAGCTCCTCCCTGCCAAAGGCGGGAAATTTTCGCAATTCAGCTTTCCGAAGAGGAGGGCGGGGAGAGTTAGTTCTGATAGATTTTGGCATTTCCAAACAAGTGACGGGCTCGCTGATGAGCAAAGTAGGCACGACGGTAGGAACGCCCGGATATTCGCCGATCGAACAAATGCGCGGTCAAGTTTTCCCCGGAAGCGATTTGTACAGTTTGGGAATAACTTGCCTGAGACTGCTAACTCAATGTTTGCCAAAAATTGACGGTTCCGATGACCTTTATGACCCGATAAACGGCGGCTGGATTTGGAGAGAACGGTTGCCCGCCAGCACAAAAGTCAGCAGCGAGTTGACAAAAATTTTAGATAAGTTAATTGAAGATTATCTCAAAAATAGATATCAATCGGCTGATGAAGTAATCAAAGCTTTAAATCTCTATTCTTTACCCCCCCAACCCCCTTTTGTCAAGGGAGGACAACTTGCTTTAAATTCTTCTGTGACAAAGGGAGGGCCACTTGCTTTAAATTCTTCTGTGACAAAGGGAGGGCCACTTGCTATTAATAGTCCGCTCAATCAAAGCGGGAAAATCAATAGCAATATCTCTGTCAATCCCAGGGGAAAATCCAACACCAATCCGCCTCCGAACCAGGCATCGCAAAAAATTGCCGCTGTCAAAAGCACTTTTGAATTTCAGGTGGTGACAGTAGACAAGCGCGGGAAGCAAACTAATGTTAACAGCGGCCAAGCGCGTTTTTTTGAAGAAAATCTTGGTAGCAGTACAGGGCTGGAAATGGTATCGGTTCCTGGCGGTACTTTTTTCATGGGTTCTCCAAAAGAGCGGGGTGATAGCGACGAAAAACCGCAGCACCCAGTAACTTTAGGATCTTTCTATATTAGCAAATTTCCAGTCACTCAGGCTCAGTGGACAGCAGTTGCGGCGCTGCCGGAAATTAAAATATTTCTCAATCCCGATGCAGCTCGTTTTAAAGGTGCAAATCGACCTGTAGAAAATGTATCTTGGTACGAGGCTGTGGAGTTTTGCGATCGACTTTCTCGCAAAACGGGTAAGAATTATCGCTTGCCTAGCGAAGCCCAATGGGAATATGCTTGCCGGGGGCAAACTACGGGGCCGTTTCACTTTGGGGAAACGATTACCAGCGAGTTAGCCAATTACAACGGAAATTCTAATTACGCTGACGCGCCGAAGGGAGTTTATCGCTTTCAAACGACAGATGTTGGCAGTTTTAAACCTAATGCTTTTGGATTGTACGATTTCCACGGAAATGTTTGGGAATGGTGCGCGGATTCTTGGCACAATAATTATAACGGTGCGCCTGCTGATGGTAGCGTTTGGGAGTCTGACGGGGACTCTTCGCTGAGGTTGTTGCGGGGGGGTTCTTGGAACGATCATCCTCCGAATTGTCGCAGCGCGTGCCGCCTCAGATATCAGCCGGATTGTAAGGCTAGTATTGTGGGTTTTCGAGTGGTTCTTTCTGTTGTTTAA
- a CDS encoding Uma2 family endonuclease: protein MTTVIKISPNLEEFLKLPETGPASEYINKEILQKPRPQGEHSRLQGKLCNVINHIVETPKIAYTFPELRCTFGGASLVPDVAVFRWERIPFLPSGRIANRFEIYPDWAIEILSPEQSPTKVLAKLLACSQQGTELGWLMIPEEESILAVFPGQRVELYKGSTDLPILKGIELELTIETVFSWLSFS from the coding sequence ATGACAACAGTCATTAAAATCTCGCCCAACTTAGAGGAGTTCCTAAAACTTCCAGAAACTGGCCCAGCTTCAGAATATATCAACAAAGAAATCCTTCAAAAACCCAGACCTCAAGGTGAACATAGCAGATTGCAAGGTAAGCTTTGCAATGTCATCAACCACATAGTCGAAACACCAAAGATTGCTTATACTTTTCCAGAGTTGCGTTGCACTTTCGGCGGTGCATCACTCGTCCCAGATGTAGCAGTATTCCGGTGGGAAAGAATTCCCTTTCTACCATCTGGTAGAATTGCTAACCGCTTTGAAATTTATCCAGACTGGGCGATTGAAATTCTTTCTCCCGAACAAAGCCCAACAAAAGTGCTTGCTAAATTACTTGCTTGTTCGCAACAAGGCACTGAATTGGGGTGGTTAATGATTCCAGAAGAAGAAAGTATTTTAGCGGTATTTCCCGGGCAAAGAGTGGAGTTGTACAAAGGTTCAACTGATTTGCCAATACTTAAGGGGATTGAGTTAGAATTAACTATTGAAACAGTTTTTAGCTGGTTGAGTTTTAGCTAA
- a CDS encoding non-ribosomal peptide synthetase, with protein sequence MASEIYDNSFTSDRQSLNISEDAEVCVFPASFAQQRLWFLDQFAPENPFYNVVTALRLTGSLNLTALEQSFNEIVQRHETLRTTFAAVSGQPVQIISSAFKTNLKLLDLQDLPPEQRHTEAKKLSAAESLRPFNLSTGPLMRVTLLRLTETEHILLLNMHHIASDDWSIGVLIRELEAIYTALINQQPSPLPELSLQYADFSEWQREWLQGEVLENQLAYWRQQLHGISVLNLPTDRPAPPRQNYRGKTQYLELPKKLKDALLALSQREGATLFMTVLAAFQTLLYRYSQQEDIVVGSPIANRNQSEIEALIGFFVNTLVLRTDCSGNPTFRDFLGRVREVTLGAYAHQDLPFEKLVEELHPERSLNRHPLFQVVFGLQNVPLDELELPGLKLSSFPLETQTTRFDFELYLWEASDNFRSRYGEQWEDSEGLRGLAVYNTDLFDEVTIARMLRHFKTLLESIVANPEQGIANLPLLSEDEVNQLFREWNDTRTDYPQNKCIHQLFEERALQHLEDVALTFDSQHLTYRELNSRSNQLARYLQKLGVGTEVLVGLCAERSINLIVGMLAILKAGGAYLPLDPSYPRDRLNLMLEDAQVKVLLIQDKLIENFRDFSNSVIYFDRDWEHIAEESAENPANTATADNLAYVIYTSGSTGKPKGVAVTHKAVNRLVLNTNYIKIEPTDKIAQASNASFDAATFEIWGALLNGAQLVGISTNITLSPHDLALELRQEGITVLFLTTALFQQIARVLPQAFDSLRCLLFGGEAVDMRWVKKLIQQNQTTKLIHVYGPTENTTFSAYYCVQDVPETATSIPIGRPIANTQIYLLDADLQPVAIGVIGQLYLGGDGLAKGYLNQPDLTAAAFIPNPFSNKSGSTLYKTGDLGRYWVDGNIEFLGRIDDQVKIRGYRIELGEIEAALCQHPQVREAVVIVREDIPDDKHLVAYVIPDGIKEKSETQNLKSSDLRQFLKEKLPGYMVPATYAVLENMPLTPNGKVDRRALPDIDTDSEDLTENYVAPRTDLENAIGKIWAKVLGKQQVSIYDNFFELGGHSLLATQLISRIRDALQVELSVSNLFEAPTVASLAKYIETMRWAAKGLDTARTHENEREDVEF encoded by the coding sequence ATGGCATCCGAAATTTATGACAATTCCTTTACAAGCGATCGACAAAGCCTGAATATTTCTGAGGATGCGGAAGTGTGTGTCTTTCCGGCATCATTTGCCCAGCAGCGCTTGTGGTTTCTCGACCAATTCGCACCAGAAAACCCTTTCTATAATGTAGTAACCGCACTGCGCTTAACTGGTTCCCTCAACTTAACAGCCTTAGAGCAAAGCTTCAACGAAATAGTGCAGCGGCACGAAACTTTGCGAACCACTTTTGCAGCGGTATCAGGCCAACCAGTGCAGATAATCTCTTCCGCTTTCAAGACTAATTTAAAACTATTAGACTTGCAAGATTTGCCGCCAGAACAACGCCACACAGAAGCAAAGAAACTCTCCGCAGCAGAATCTCTTCGCCCTTTCAATTTATCCACCGGACCGCTGATGCGAGTCACCCTCCTGCGGCTGACAGAAACCGAGCATATTCTCTTACTAAATATGCACCACATCGCCTCCGATGATTGGTCGATCGGGGTACTAATTCGAGAACTGGAGGCTATCTATACAGCTTTGATAAATCAACAGCCATCTCCCCTACCAGAATTATCACTTCAATATGCCGATTTTTCAGAGTGGCAGCGCGAATGGTTGCAAGGTGAAGTATTAGAAAATCAGCTAGCTTATTGGCGGCAGCAATTGCACGGGATTTCTGTGTTAAATTTGCCGACAGATCGCCCTGCACCACCTAGGCAAAATTATCGCGGAAAAACTCAATATTTAGAACTGCCCAAAAAGCTGAAAGACGCACTTTTAGCGCTCTCGCAGCGAGAAGGAGCGACTTTATTTATGACAGTCCTCGCAGCATTTCAAACTTTGCTTTACCGTTACTCGCAACAAGAAGATATTGTGGTAGGTTCGCCGATCGCCAATCGCAACCAGAGCGAAATAGAAGCATTAATCGGTTTTTTTGTCAATACTTTAGTGCTGCGAACAGACTGCTCGGGAAACCCCACATTTCGAGATTTTTTGGGCCGGGTGCGGGAAGTAACCCTGGGAGCTTATGCTCACCAAGATTTGCCTTTTGAGAAGCTCGTCGAGGAATTGCACCCAGAGCGATCGTTGAATCGCCACCCGCTGTTTCAGGTGGTATTCGGGCTGCAAAATGTGCCGCTGGACGAGCTAGAATTGCCAGGATTAAAGTTGAGCTCTTTTCCTTTGGAGACTCAAACAACGCGCTTTGATTTTGAGCTGTATTTGTGGGAAGCTTCCGATAATTTTAGGAGCAGATACGGCGAACAGTGGGAAGATTCGGAAGGGCTCAGAGGCTTAGCTGTGTACAATACGGATTTATTTGATGAAGTTACGATCGCCCGAATGCTGAGGCATTTTAAAACGCTGCTGGAAAGCATTGTGGCTAATCCAGAACAAGGAATTGCTAACTTACCTTTATTGAGCGAGGATGAAGTGAATCAATTATTCAGAGAATGGAACGATACTCGGACAGATTATCCTCAAAATAAGTGCATTCATCAGTTATTTGAGGAGCGAGCCCTGCAGCATCTGGAGGATGTCGCCCTAACTTTCGACAGCCAGCACCTGACTTACAGAGAACTCAACAGTCGCAGCAACCAACTGGCGCGCTACCTACAAAAACTGGGCGTGGGGACCGAGGTTTTAGTGGGGCTTTGTGCAGAGCGATCGATCAACCTAATTGTCGGAATGTTGGCTATACTGAAAGCGGGAGGAGCTTACCTACCGTTAGATCCGAGCTATCCGCGCGATCGGCTAAACTTGATGCTGGAAGATGCTCAAGTTAAAGTCTTGCTAATTCAAGATAAATTGATTGAGAATTTTCGAGACTTCTCAAACTCGGTGATTTACTTCGATCGCGACTGGGAACACATAGCCGAAGAAAGCGCCGAAAATCCCGCTAACACCGCAACAGCAGACAACCTAGCTTACGTTATTTACACATCTGGCTCAACAGGAAAACCCAAGGGAGTTGCTGTCACCCACAAAGCAGTAAATCGGCTGGTACTCAACACCAACTATATAAAAATAGAACCTACCGATAAAATTGCCCAAGCATCCAACGCTTCATTCGATGCAGCCACATTCGAGATTTGGGGAGCCTTGCTTAACGGCGCTCAACTCGTGGGAATTAGCACCAATATTACTCTTTCGCCTCACGATTTAGCCTTAGAACTGCGCCAAGAAGGCATCACAGTTTTGTTTTTAACAACTGCCTTATTTCAACAAATTGCTAGAGTTTTACCGCAAGCTTTTGATTCGCTGCGCTGCTTGCTGTTTGGCGGAGAAGCGGTCGATATGAGATGGGTAAAAAAACTTATCCAACAAAATCAAACCACTAAATTAATTCACGTTTACGGGCCTACAGAAAATACCACATTTTCGGCTTATTATTGCGTGCAAGACGTACCAGAAACCGCAACATCTATCCCCATCGGCCGCCCGATCGCCAACACGCAAATTTATCTCCTCGATGCGGATTTGCAGCCGGTGGCGATCGGTGTTATAGGTCAATTGTACCTCGGCGGTGACGGACTGGCGAAAGGCTACCTCAACCAACCAGATTTAACTGCAGCAGCATTCATTCCCAATCCTTTTAGCAATAAATCTGGTTCTACCCTTTATAAAACAGGTGATTTAGGTCGCTATTGGGTTGACGGCAACATCGAGTTTTTAGGTCGCATTGACGACCAAGTAAAAATTCGCGGCTACCGCATCGAATTGGGAGAAATTGAAGCCGCTTTGTGCCAGCATCCACAAGTGCGCGAAGCAGTAGTAATTGTGAGGGAAGACATCCCAGACGATAAACATTTGGTAGCTTATGTTATTCCTGACGGCATTAAGGAAAAATCGGAAACTCAAAATCTCAAGTCAAGTGACTTGCGCCAATTTTTGAAAGAAAAGTTACCAGGATATATGGTTCCTGCAACTTATGCAGTGTTGGAGAATATGCCACTGACGCCTAATGGCAAAGTAGACCGCCGCGCCTTGCCTGATATAGATACAGACAGCGAGGATCTAACAGAAAATTATGTAGCGCCTCGGACTGATCTCGAAAATGCGATCGGGAAAATTTGGGCTAAAGTTTTGGGAAAACAGCAGGTTAGTATCTACGATAATTTCTTTGAGCTAGGTGGGCATTCCCTGCTAGCAACTCAGTTGATTTCTCGCATCCGAGACGCTTTGCAAGTCGAGTTATCGGTCAGCAATTTGTTTGAGGCTCCGACTGTGGCGAGTCTGGCAAAATACATTGAAACAATGCGCTGGGCGGCGAAAGGTTTGGATACTGCCAGAACACACGAAAATGAGCGAGAAGATGTGGAATTTTAA
- the gvpN gene encoding gas vesicle protein GvpN, translating into MTTVVQANSYNFVNTPAINCLIQRALRYLHAGFSVHLRGPVGTGKTTLAIHLANLLQRPILLTFGDDEYKSSDLIGNQQGHNSKKVVDNYIRTVVKLEEEFRPIWIDGPLTTACREGFTLVYDEFNRSRPEVNNVVLSVLEEKLLVLPTPVQQQEYIRVHPQFRIIFTSNPQEYCGVHATQEALMDRLITIDIPEPDELTQEEIVVQKSGLIRADASVIVSLVKKFRERTQQNGNFSGLRACLIVAQVCHSNNVPVVPTSTDFQDICADVLLSRSKLSQSETSSIFGELFQEVGSAKKRSARRKVNQ; encoded by the coding sequence GTGACTACAGTTGTGCAAGCCAACTCCTATAATTTTGTCAATACACCAGCAATCAATTGTCTGATTCAGCGTGCGCTGCGCTATCTTCACGCTGGCTTTTCTGTCCACCTGCGCGGTCCGGTTGGAACCGGCAAAACAACATTAGCAATACATTTGGCTAATCTTTTGCAGCGTCCGATTTTGCTGACGTTTGGAGATGATGAGTACAAGTCCTCCGATCTGATTGGTAACCAACAAGGCCATAACAGCAAGAAAGTTGTTGATAATTATATTCGCACTGTTGTCAAGCTGGAAGAAGAATTCCGCCCGATTTGGATCGATGGTCCCCTGACCACTGCCTGCCGTGAGGGCTTCACCCTGGTCTACGATGAGTTCAATCGTTCCCGTCCTGAAGTTAATAATGTGGTGCTCTCCGTATTGGAGGAAAAGCTACTGGTGCTACCAACTCCTGTTCAGCAACAGGAATATATTCGCGTCCATCCCCAGTTCCGAATCATCTTTACCTCGAATCCACAGGAGTACTGCGGAGTTCATGCAACTCAGGAGGCACTGATGGATCGCTTGATAACGATCGATATTCCTGAGCCAGACGAACTGACTCAGGAAGAGATTGTTGTCCAAAAATCAGGATTGATACGAGCAGATGCCTCAGTGATTGTGTCTCTTGTTAAGAAGTTTCGGGAGCGCACACAGCAAAATGGAAACTTCTCCGGTTTGCGGGCGTGCCTGATCGTTGCTCAAGTCTGTCACAGCAATAATGTTCCTGTTGTACCCACCAGCACTGACTTTCAAGATATCTGTGCAGATGTCCTGCTGTCACGTTCCAAACTGTCCCAGAGTGAAACAAGCTCGATTTTTGGGGAACTGTTTCAGGAAGTTGGTTCAGCAAAAAAACGTTCTGCTAGACGGAAGGTAAACCAATGA
- a CDS encoding gas vesicle protein: MTSTPLLPKSSQSNASGMIATPAQGSSLADVLERVLDKGIVIAGDISVSVASTELLHIRIRLLISSVDKAREMGINWWENDPYLSSKPQALIEENRQLQERLESLEAEMRSLKALASSELTNPDSMPTKPLSTEKGTNPPDEI, from the coding sequence ATGACTTCTACGCCGCTCCTGCCGAAAAGTTCTCAATCCAACGCTAGTGGAATGATTGCAACACCTGCCCAAGGCTCAAGTTTAGCGGATGTTCTCGAACGAGTTTTGGATAAGGGAATTGTGATTGCAGGCGATATCTCTGTTTCCGTCGCCTCCACCGAACTCCTGCATATCAGAATTCGTTTGTTGATTTCCTCGGTTGATAAAGCGCGGGAGATGGGAATAAATTGGTGGGAAAATGACCCCTATCTCAGCAGCAAGCCTCAGGCTTTAATTGAAGAAAATCGGCAACTTCAGGAACGGTTAGAAAGTTTAGAAGCAGAAATGCGATCGCTCAAAGCTCTAGCTAGCAGTGAACTAACGAATCCTGATTCTATGCCAACAAAGCCTCTGTCTACTGAAAAGGGCACTAACCCTCCAGATGAGATATAA
- a CDS encoding gas vesicle protein K, with protein sequence MTLVGTPSENSEIASTPNQLNSKAGLASLLLTVIELLRQLMEAQVIRRMEQQVLSETELDKAAESLQKLEEQVLQLCKIFEIEPADLNVNLGEFGTLLPQPGTYYPGETSNSPSILELLDRLLNIGIVVHGDVDLGLGNLDLIHAKLRLILTSKPI encoded by the coding sequence ATGACATTAGTTGGCACACCCTCTGAAAATTCTGAGATAGCAAGTACCCCTAACCAATTGAACAGTAAAGCGGGGTTGGCTTCTTTACTGTTAACAGTAATAGAATTGCTTCGTCAGCTTATGGAAGCGCAAGTCATTCGCCGCATGGAACAACAAGTTCTCAGCGAAACAGAGTTAGATAAAGCAGCAGAAAGTCTGCAAAAGCTGGAAGAACAAGTGTTGCAGTTATGCAAGATTTTTGAAATCGAGCCAGCAGATTTGAATGTAAATCTGGGAGAATTCGGCACCCTTTTACCACAACCTGGAACTTATTATCCAGGAGAAACTAGCAACAGTCCTTCTATCTTGGAACTGCTAGACAGACTTTTAAATATTGGAATTGTGGTGCATGGCGATGTTGATTTGGGCTTGGGGAATCTGGATTTGATTCACGCAAAACTGCGGCTGATTCTGACATCAAAACCGATATAA